Proteins found in one Nocardia brasiliensis ATCC 700358 genomic segment:
- a CDS encoding glycoside hydrolase family 13 protein gives MTDTPAGPATVDRTTQPWWRSAVFYQVYPRSFADSDGDGVGDLGGIRDKLGYLELLGVDALWVCPVMRSPMADGGYDVADPRDIDPMFGGLAAMDELIAEAHYRQIKITMDLVPNHTSSEHPWFHAALEAGPGSPERARYIFRDGRGPNGDEPPNNWPSIFGGPAWTRVRESDGRPGQWYLHIFASEQPDLNWENPEVAADFEKTLRFWLDRGVDGFRLDVAHGMAKPEGLPDMAKVTSALLVNDDDDLRFNNPAVHEIHRRIRKVLDEYPEAVSIGEVWVNDNVRFGEYVRADELHLAFNFRLAETTFEADSVRDAIDNSLAAVAPVAAVPTWTLSNHDIKREVTRYGGGAAGVARARAMIMLELALPGAVFIYNGAELGLPNVDDLPDEVLQDPAWERSGHTERGRDGCRVPIPWEGNTPPFGFTTGTPWLPMPAGWANQTVEAQLEELGSTLSLYRMAIDLRSMRPEFAGDRIEWYGSPPGCLAFRRPGGLVCVLNASNTPTQLPPGDVLLASIPLDGGHLPPNAAAWLV, from the coding sequence ACTGATACACCAGCCGGGCCGGCGACGGTGGATCGCACCACCCAACCATGGTGGCGGTCGGCCGTGTTCTACCAGGTATATCCCCGTTCCTTCGCGGATTCCGACGGCGACGGCGTCGGTGATCTCGGCGGGATCCGGGACAAACTCGGCTATCTGGAACTGCTCGGCGTCGACGCGCTGTGGGTGTGCCCGGTGATGCGGTCACCGATGGCCGACGGCGGCTACGACGTCGCCGATCCGCGCGATATCGATCCGATGTTCGGCGGCTTGGCCGCGATGGACGAGCTGATCGCCGAGGCGCACTATCGCCAGATCAAGATCACGATGGACCTGGTGCCGAACCACACCAGCAGCGAACATCCGTGGTTCCACGCCGCGCTCGAGGCGGGGCCGGGCAGCCCCGAGCGGGCTCGCTACATCTTCCGCGACGGTCGCGGGCCGAATGGTGACGAGCCGCCGAACAACTGGCCGAGCATCTTCGGCGGCCCGGCCTGGACCAGGGTTCGCGAGTCCGACGGCCGGCCCGGTCAGTGGTATCTGCACATCTTCGCGTCCGAGCAACCCGACCTGAACTGGGAAAACCCGGAGGTGGCCGCCGATTTCGAGAAGACGCTGCGCTTCTGGCTGGACCGCGGCGTCGATGGCTTCCGGCTCGACGTCGCGCACGGGATGGCCAAGCCGGAGGGCCTGCCGGATATGGCGAAGGTCACCTCCGCGCTGCTCGTCAACGATGACGACGATCTGCGTTTCAACAATCCGGCGGTGCACGAGATCCACCGCCGCATCCGCAAGGTGCTCGACGAATACCCCGAAGCGGTGTCCATCGGCGAGGTGTGGGTCAACGACAACGTCCGGTTCGGGGAATACGTCCGCGCCGACGAATTGCATCTGGCGTTCAACTTCCGGCTGGCCGAGACCACGTTCGAGGCCGACAGCGTGCGCGACGCGATCGACAACTCCCTCGCCGCGGTCGCTCCGGTGGCGGCCGTGCCCACCTGGACGCTGTCCAACCACGACATCAAGCGTGAAGTCACCCGGTACGGCGGCGGTGCCGCAGGCGTGGCGCGGGCCCGCGCGATGATCATGCTCGAACTCGCGCTGCCGGGCGCTGTATTCATCTACAACGGTGCGGAACTCGGCCTGCCGAACGTGGACGACCTGCCGGACGAGGTGCTCCAGGATCCGGCGTGGGAGCGGTCCGGGCACACCGAACGTGGTCGCGACGGTTGCCGGGTGCCGATTCCATGGGAGGGCAACACGCCGCCGTTCGGATTCACCACCGGCACACCGTGGTTGCCGATGCCGGCCGGCTGGGCGAATCAGACGGTCGAGGCACAGCTGGAAGAACTCGGTTCCACCCTGTCGCTGTATCGGATGGCCATCGACCTGCGCAGCATGCGGCCGGAGTTCGCGGGGGACCGGATCGAGTGGTACGGCAGCCCGCCCGGCTGTCTCGCCTTCCGCCGCCCGGGTGGACTGGTCTGTGTGCTGAACGCCTCGAACACGCCGACCCAATTGCCGCCCGGCGACGTGTTGCTCGCCAGCATCCCGCTCGACGGCGGTCACCTTCCGCCGAACGCCGCGGCCTGGCTGGTCTAG
- a CDS encoding MarR family winged helix-turn-helix transcriptional regulator, with product MSQDGVDLQTSLGYLLKEASSALRTAMDEVLRPLGMSVTHYSCLELLAQRPGLSNSELARGAFVTRQTMNVLLQALERDGYVTRPAAAPVGKVLPTRLTPRGRRSLEQASAAVRSVELRMLAGLSETEQSGAFRILQSMIQSLREGDATSR from the coding sequence ATGAGTCAAGACGGAGTCGACCTGCAGACGTCACTGGGCTACCTGCTGAAAGAGGCATCGAGTGCGCTCCGCACGGCTATGGACGAGGTGCTGCGGCCACTCGGGATGAGCGTGACGCACTACTCCTGCCTCGAGCTGCTGGCGCAACGGCCGGGCCTGTCGAACTCCGAACTCGCACGGGGCGCGTTCGTCACACGGCAGACAATGAACGTGCTGCTCCAAGCCCTGGAACGCGACGGCTACGTCACCAGGCCCGCGGCGGCGCCCGTCGGCAAGGTGCTGCCCACGCGGCTCACGCCCCGCGGGCGGCGAAGCCTCGAGCAGGCGTCCGCAGCGGTCCGTTCCGTCGAACTCAGAATGCTGGCCGGCCTGAGCGAAACCGAGCAGTCAGGCGCGTTCCGGATCTTGCAGAGCATGATCCAGTCCCTGCGCGAGGGCGACGCGACGAGTCGCTAG
- a CDS encoding VOC family protein has translation MPVTGPDFISLQARDLAASQAFYEQYLGLVRAQAGPPHAVVFETKPIAFALREIVPGTDLTSVAQPGIGAAIWLHATDVQAIHDALVADGHPIVAAPIDGPFGRTFTFADPDGYQVTLHDRA, from the coding sequence ATGCCCGTCACCGGCCCCGACTTCATTTCGCTCCAAGCGCGCGACCTCGCGGCGTCGCAGGCGTTTTACGAGCAGTACCTCGGTCTCGTCCGCGCGCAGGCCGGACCGCCGCACGCGGTCGTCTTCGAGACGAAGCCGATCGCGTTCGCGCTCCGCGAGATCGTTCCCGGCACCGATCTCACCTCGGTGGCGCAGCCCGGCATCGGTGCCGCGATCTGGTTGCACGCCACGGATGTCCAAGCGATCCATGATGCGCTCGTCGCCGACGGGCACCCGATCGTCGCCGCACCGATCGACGGGCCCTTCGGCCGGACCTTCACCTTCGCCGATCCCGACGGCTATCAGGTCACCCTGCACGACCGTGCTTGA
- a CDS encoding serine/threonine-protein kinase has protein sequence MKQPALDHADESAADRNAASGVEEGPGAEVVSVREGSRCARRSWQVSSILTLIGSAALIIVLLHALAGTDRTLAGPVTVAYLAALVCALVMVGLGAVERNRRTAYHRLANAPAVVAMAGVAVATIATVVPHAGDPVAAGTVAGTAGLVWAGWWFASLSMRGVRLLLTDVPMECTVAVLIGTAAGGWVGISGYPASSAVLAGALTTAALVHLFGNAAAALVDPPHRDETGAPTTPPESATRGGGTSLTARDLIDISTPPLPRLPRRRPQARNMHELLVGITSAPKPVPVQADSVLFGPEPARRPVPAYEIIDRINNERRQAAEIGGEQPFAARPRSLGRRTGARFGRYRLRSLVGKGGMGEVYEAFDTIQGRRVAVKLLSEAVALDPAYQANFRRQTALAAQLAAPYIVPIHDWGVINGVLFAATRLIDGTDLHTVLRRGPVTAEQAVSVIEQIAAALDAAHAVGLVHADVKPANILLTTGGAAYLSDFGIAHPAADSGPGANVEACAYRAPERFTTTSVTAGCDIYALTGVLFEALTGLPPFPAATTGEVIHRQLTDPPPRPSTLRPTVPPAMDAVIRQGMAKLAAERFPTATALARAARAALGAKPRPQTTPPPQPALLPQPAPMPRSAPPRSVLSVGPGASLRSTPSVVSGASPRSTPSVVSGASPRSTPSVVSGASPRSTPSVVSGAPLPSAPSVGSGVLPGSAPRMGSGVPTRSAPPAGPELPMRSVTRTQSAFPPEITPATNVVLPPQPGVPTQLVSRVRSVQQAGTGWPTRSGSPKGPALPPATTPAMKLMLPPQPPPSTWSAFAAPAFSAPPAPWTQRALPTRIALATRPTPLPAPAPLPQRALPPQRPPWTQPTPRSRSARRANVMLPPQPASSAWACICDGA, from the coding sequence GTGAAACAGCCTGCGCTCGACCACGCGGACGAATCGGCCGCCGACCGCAATGCGGCATCGGGCGTCGAGGAAGGGCCCGGCGCGGAAGTTGTTTCGGTGCGCGAAGGTTCGCGGTGTGCGCGCCGATCGTGGCAGGTCAGCTCGATTCTGACGTTGATCGGGTCGGCCGCGCTGATCATCGTGCTGCTGCACGCGCTCGCCGGCACGGATCGGACGTTGGCTGGACCGGTGACCGTGGCCTATCTGGCGGCATTGGTGTGCGCGCTGGTCATGGTGGGGCTGGGTGCCGTCGAACGGAACCGCCGCACGGCGTACCACCGGCTGGCGAACGCGCCCGCGGTGGTGGCGATGGCGGGTGTGGCGGTGGCGACGATCGCAACGGTCGTCCCGCACGCCGGTGACCCCGTGGCGGCCGGAACGGTCGCCGGGACTGCGGGTCTGGTGTGGGCCGGCTGGTGGTTCGCGTCGTTGAGCATGCGCGGGGTGCGTCTCCTGCTCACCGACGTGCCGATGGAATGCACGGTCGCCGTGCTGATCGGCACCGCCGCCGGCGGGTGGGTCGGTATTTCCGGCTATCCGGCCTCCAGCGCAGTGTTGGCGGGCGCCCTGACCACGGCCGCCCTGGTCCATCTGTTCGGCAACGCCGCCGCCGCGCTGGTGGACCCGCCACACCGAGACGAGACCGGTGCGCCGACAACGCCACCTGAATCCGCAACGCGCGGCGGCGGAACGTCGTTGACCGCGAGAGATCTGATCGACATCTCGACCCCGCCGCTGCCGCGACTGCCTCGGCGCAGGCCGCAGGCGCGCAACATGCACGAGCTGCTGGTCGGCATCACCTCGGCCCCGAAACCCGTTCCGGTGCAGGCGGATTCCGTGCTGTTCGGCCCGGAGCCGGCGCGTCGCCCGGTGCCCGCCTACGAGATCATCGACCGGATCAACAACGAGCGGAGACAGGCTGCCGAGATCGGCGGCGAGCAGCCTTTTGCGGCTCGTCCGCGGTCGCTCGGGCGCCGCACTGGTGCTCGGTTCGGGCGCTACCGGCTGCGGTCGCTCGTGGGCAAGGGCGGGATGGGCGAGGTCTACGAGGCTTTCGACACCATCCAGGGCAGGCGGGTCGCGGTCAAACTGCTGTCGGAGGCGGTGGCACTGGATCCGGCCTACCAGGCCAACTTTCGCAGGCAGACCGCGCTCGCCGCACAGCTTGCCGCGCCGTACATCGTCCCGATCCACGACTGGGGTGTGATCAACGGTGTGCTGTTCGCCGCGACGCGCCTGATCGACGGCACCGACCTGCACACCGTGCTGCGGCGCGGTCCGGTCACCGCCGAACAGGCGGTGTCCGTCATCGAACAGATAGCCGCTGCGCTGGATGCCGCGCACGCGGTCGGACTGGTCCACGCCGATGTGAAACCGGCCAATATCCTGCTCACCACCGGTGGCGCCGCCTATCTCAGCGATTTCGGAATCGCCCATCCGGCCGCCGATTCCGGGCCCGGCGCCAACGTCGAGGCCTGCGCCTACCGAGCACCGGAGCGTTTCACGACCACCTCGGTCACCGCCGGTTGCGATATCTACGCGCTCACCGGCGTGCTCTTCGAAGCGCTCACCGGTCTACCTCCGTTTCCCGCCGCGACCACAGGCGAGGTGATCCACCGCCAGCTGACCGACCCGCCGCCGCGCCCCAGCACGCTGCGGCCGACGGTCCCGCCCGCAATGGACGCCGTGATCCGCCAAGGCATGGCCAAGCTTGCCGCCGAACGCTTTCCGACCGCCACCGCACTGGCCCGCGCCGCCCGCGCGGCCCTCGGCGCAAAGCCGCGACCACAGACCACACCACCCCCGCAACCTGCTCTGCTGCCTCAGCCCGCGCCGATGCCACGGTCTGCGCCACCGCGGTCTGTGCTGTCGGTGGGGCCCGGAGCGTCGCTACGGTCAACGCCATCGGTGGTGTCCGGAGCATCGCCACGGTCTACGCCATCGGTGGTGTCCGGAGCATCGCCACGGTCTACGCCATCGGTGGTGTCCGGAGCATCGCCACGGTCTACGCCATCGGTGGTTTCCGGAGCACCACTACCGTCTGCGCCGTCGGTGGGATCCGGAGTGTTGCCGGGATCTGCACCGCGGATGGGGTCCGGAGTGCCGACGCGGTCTGCACCGCCGGCGGGGCCCGAATTGCCGATGCGGTCTGTTACGCGGACGCAGTCTGCTTTTCCGCCGGAGATCACCCCGGCGACGAACGTTGTGCTGCCGCCGCAGCCCGGGGTGCCGACGCAACTTGTTTCGCGGGTGCGGTCTGTTCAGCAGGCAGGGACCGGATGGCCGACACGGTCTGGTTCGCCGAAGGGGCCAGCGCTTCCGCCGGCGACCACCCCTGCGATGAAGCTCATGCTGCCGCCGCAACCCCCGCCCTCGACGTGGTCGGCGTTTGCGGCGCCTGCATTCTCCGCGCCCCCCGCACCGTGGACACAGCGTGCATTGCCGACGCGAATTGCCTTGGCGACGCGGCCCACACCGTTGCCGGCACCTGCCCCGCTACCCCAGCGCGCGTTGCCGCCGCAGCGTCCGCCGTGGACACAGCCGACACCGCGGTCGAGGTCCGCCCGAAGGGCGAACGTCATGTTGCCACCACAGCCCGCATCCTCGGCGTGGGCCTGCATTTGCGACGGTGCCTGA
- a CDS encoding DUF5130 domain-containing protein produces MASSNWPAVVEADLPHGYVVTSSGRVSGVHEAGDVFKEAPFSDDERLAIDNVLTEATRATKVRFNIYIGDLGTDPAAGADAIFPSTPEAPASVLIAVSPNDKAIEVRSGREIADRANDRVCQLGVTAALSSFRQGQLIDGLVSAVRVMAAAIGR; encoded by the coding sequence GTGGCAAGTTCTAATTGGCCCGCGGTGGTCGAGGCCGACCTGCCGCACGGGTACGTCGTCACCAGCAGCGGACGCGTGTCCGGTGTGCACGAGGCCGGCGACGTGTTCAAGGAAGCCCCGTTCAGCGATGACGAGCGGCTGGCCATCGACAACGTGCTCACCGAGGCGACCCGCGCGACGAAGGTGCGGTTCAACATCTACATCGGCGATCTCGGCACCGATCCGGCAGCCGGCGCGGACGCGATCTTCCCCTCGACCCCCGAGGCGCCGGCTTCGGTGCTCATCGCCGTCTCGCCCAACGACAAGGCGATCGAGGTGCGCTCCGGCCGCGAGATCGCCGACCGCGCGAACGACCGCGTCTGCCAGCTCGGCGTCACCGCCGCGCTCAGCTCGTTCCGGCAGGGGCAGCTGATCGACGGCCTGGTCTCGGCGGTGCGCGTGATGGCCGCCGCCATCGGCCGCTGA
- a CDS encoding NAD(P)H-binding protein, translating into MQILVTGATGNIGRKVVDHLVAAGAQNVRALTNNPARAALPPGVEVAEGYLGRVSTLPAAFEGVDRMYLAPLLDTIDEVVALAKEAGVGQIVDLSGEAHWTPIATAVENSGLDWTHLFTGDFIENSTIWTDQIRASDEILDPFPEVASTPITMDDIARVAAAVLLSDGHAGRTYELTGPEALTRAERIQQIGTALGRALSVRKVPREEAIEIFARSMGDGAEWYVDATGSMLGWQPEPTTAVADLTGSPATTFASWAAANTAAFS; encoded by the coding sequence ATGCAGATTCTTGTCACGGGAGCCACCGGAAACATCGGCCGCAAGGTCGTCGACCATCTCGTCGCGGCCGGAGCGCAGAACGTGCGAGCGCTCACCAACAACCCGGCGCGGGCGGCGCTACCTCCGGGTGTCGAGGTCGCGGAGGGCTATCTCGGACGGGTGTCCACCCTGCCCGCCGCCTTCGAGGGGGTGGACCGGATGTACCTCGCACCGTTGCTGGACACCATCGATGAGGTGGTAGCACTGGCGAAGGAGGCGGGCGTCGGGCAGATCGTCGACCTGTCCGGCGAAGCGCATTGGACGCCGATCGCCACGGCTGTCGAGAATTCGGGTCTGGACTGGACGCACCTGTTCACCGGTGACTTCATCGAGAACTCCACCATCTGGACAGATCAGATCCGCGCGTCCGACGAGATCCTCGATCCGTTTCCCGAAGTCGCGAGCACGCCGATCACGATGGACGATATCGCGCGCGTCGCCGCGGCGGTCCTGCTCTCCGACGGCCATGCGGGCCGGACCTACGAGTTGACCGGGCCGGAAGCGCTCACCCGCGCGGAGCGCATCCAGCAGATCGGCACGGCACTCGGGCGGGCCCTCTCGGTGCGAAAGGTGCCCCGCGAGGAGGCGATCGAGATTTTCGCCCGCAGCATGGGGGACGGGGCCGAGTGGTACGTGGACGCGACCGGCTCGATGCTGGGCTGGCAGCCCGAACCGACCACTGCCGTCGCGGATCTCACCGGCAGCCCCGCCACCACCTTCGCGAGCTGGGCCGCGGCCAACACCGCCGCATTCAGCTGA